One segment of Streptomyces sp. NBC_01463 DNA contains the following:
- a CDS encoding UPF0182 family protein: MPDRGGGPTGPRIRVGRPSRRARTLLMTLGVLAILAMAFVMFSGFWTDWLWYRSVGFSSVFTTTLWTKIGLFLVFGLLMAIAIGVNIWLAHRLRPPLSAMSLEQQSLDRYRMSLAPYKKWVLLAITALVGLIAGASASGQWRTWLMYVNGVSFGQKDPQFHLDVAFYAFDLPWYRFLLGFGFAATVLSLIAAALTHYLYGGLRITSPGARATGAATGHLSVLLGIFVALKAVAYWLDRYGLAVKSSDFKATDNWTGLRYVDANAYLPAKTILFCIAAICAVLFFATLWRRTWQLPMIGFGLMVLSAILIGGLYPAIVQKFQVQPNEQAKEAPFIQKNIKATRDAYDIDDAKVTDYAGKSTTDDDTKLRASADAAASYRVMDPNVVSPAFQQLQQKRNYYQFPKTLDVDRYKDDAGKEQDTVIGLRELNLQGIPKRNWINDHFTYTHGYGAIAARGTTTGKNPKGSPDFTESGLPTTGELGQYQQEIYYGEKTEQYSIVGGPQKELDYEEDGEKTTSYKGKSGVSLSSAFNRAAYAVAFSEPQILYSGAIGEGSRILYNRTPKERVEAVAPWLTIDGDAYPAVVNHRIQWVVDAYTTTNGYPYASRTTLGDTTADSLTTNQRAVVAQQNQVNYIRNSVKATVDAYDGKVTLYEWDTEDPVLKTWRKAFPGTVKSKTDIPQDLMDHLRYPQDLFKVQRELLTRYHVTSPAQFYSGSDAWQVPDDPTNKESGAVPPYYLSIKMPDQTAQKFSLTTTFTPKGRPDLGAFMAVDADAASKDYGTIRLLRVTTTVKGPGQVQSELNGNDDVAEFVRNLKGTDSDIEYGNLLTVPLEGGFLYIEPVYTRGGTQNYPLLRKVAASYGSKIVFENSLGEALNAVFGVDGSDTTEPPADTTEPPGDTTEPPATGDAALKKAIADAQKAYTAGEAALKEQDWVAYGKAQDDLQDALERAAAAQPKAGSPSTTDEKKKPAASASADSGG, from the coding sequence ATGCCGGACCGCGGCGGAGGCCCGACCGGGCCACGGATCAGAGTCGGCCGCCCGTCCCGGCGCGCCCGAACCCTGCTCATGACACTCGGCGTCCTGGCGATCCTCGCCATGGCGTTCGTCATGTTCTCCGGGTTCTGGACGGACTGGCTCTGGTACAGGTCGGTCGGATTCTCATCCGTCTTCACCACCACTCTGTGGACCAAGATCGGGCTGTTCCTCGTCTTCGGACTGCTGATGGCCATCGCCATCGGTGTGAACATCTGGCTCGCGCACCGGCTCCGGCCGCCGCTGAGCGCGATGTCGCTGGAGCAGCAGAGCCTGGACCGCTACCGGATGAGTCTCGCCCCGTACAAGAAGTGGGTGCTGCTCGCGATCACCGCGCTCGTCGGTCTGATCGCCGGAGCGTCCGCCTCGGGCCAGTGGCGTACCTGGCTGATGTATGTGAACGGGGTGTCGTTCGGTCAGAAGGACCCCCAGTTCCACCTGGACGTGGCCTTCTACGCCTTCGACCTGCCGTGGTACCGCTTCCTGCTGGGCTTCGGCTTCGCGGCGACGGTGCTCTCGCTGATCGCGGCCGCGCTGACCCACTACCTGTACGGCGGGCTGCGCATCACCAGCCCCGGCGCGCGGGCGACCGGGGCGGCCACCGGCCACCTCTCGGTGCTGCTCGGCATCTTCGTCGCGCTGAAGGCGGTGGCCTACTGGCTCGACCGCTACGGGCTGGCCGTGAAGTCCAGCGACTTCAAGGCCACGGACAACTGGACGGGCCTGCGGTACGTCGACGCCAACGCCTATCTGCCGGCGAAGACCATCCTGTTCTGCATCGCCGCGATCTGCGCGGTGCTGTTCTTCGCGACGCTCTGGCGCCGCACCTGGCAGCTCCCGATGATCGGGTTCGGCCTGATGGTCCTCTCCGCGATCCTGATCGGCGGGCTCTACCCGGCGATCGTGCAGAAGTTCCAGGTCCAGCCGAACGAGCAGGCCAAGGAAGCCCCGTTCATCCAGAAGAACATCAAGGCCACGCGGGACGCCTACGACATCGATGACGCGAAGGTCACCGACTACGCGGGCAAGTCGACCACGGACGACGACACGAAGCTGCGCGCCAGTGCGGACGCCGCGGCCAGCTACCGGGTGATGGACCCCAACGTCGTCTCCCCGGCCTTCCAGCAGCTCCAGCAGAAGAGGAACTACTACCAGTTCCCCAAGACGCTGGACGTCGACCGCTACAAGGACGACGCCGGCAAGGAGCAGGACACGGTCATCGGTCTGCGCGAGCTCAACCTCCAGGGCATCCCCAAGCGCAACTGGATCAACGACCACTTCACCTACACCCACGGCTACGGTGCGATCGCCGCCCGCGGCACCACCACCGGCAAGAACCCGAAGGGATCTCCCGACTTCACCGAGTCCGGTCTGCCGACCACCGGTGAGCTGGGCCAGTACCAGCAGGAGATCTACTACGGCGAGAAGACCGAGCAGTACTCCATCGTCGGCGGGCCCCAGAAGGAGCTCGACTACGAGGAGGACGGCGAGAAGACCACCAGCTACAAGGGCAAGAGCGGCGTCAGCCTCTCCAGCGCGTTCAACCGCGCCGCCTACGCGGTGGCCTTCAGCGAGCCGCAGATCCTGTACTCGGGAGCCATCGGCGAGGGTTCGCGGATCCTGTACAACCGCACGCCCAAGGAGCGCGTCGAGGCGGTCGCCCCGTGGCTGACCATCGACGGCGACGCCTACCCGGCCGTGGTGAACCACCGCATCCAGTGGGTCGTCGACGCGTACACCACGACCAACGGCTATCCGTACGCCTCGCGCACGACGCTCGGTGACACCACGGCCGACTCGCTGACCACCAACCAGCGCGCGGTCGTCGCCCAGCAGAACCAGGTCAACTACATCCGCAACTCGGTGAAGGCCACCGTCGACGCGTACGACGGCAAGGTCACGCTGTACGAGTGGGACACCGAGGACCCGGTCCTCAAGACCTGGCGCAAGGCGTTCCCGGGGACCGTGAAGTCCAAGACGGACATCCCTCAGGACCTCATGGACCACCTGCGCTACCCGCAGGACCTGTTCAAGGTGCAGCGCGAGCTGCTCACCCGCTACCACGTCACGAGCCCCGCGCAGTTCTACAGCGGCAGTGACGCGTGGCAGGTCCCGGACGACCCGACCAACAAGGAGTCCGGCGCCGTCCCGCCGTACTACCTCAGCATAAAGATGCCGGACCAGACGGCTCAGAAGTTCTCGCTGACGACGACGTTCACTCCCAAGGGACGGCCCGACCTCGGGGCGTTCATGGCGGTGGACGCCGATGCGGCCAGCAAGGACTACGGCACGATAAGGCTGCTGAGAGTCACCACCACGGTGAAGGGCCCCGGCCAGGTACAGAGTGAGCTCAACGGCAACGACGACGTCGCCGAGTTCGTGAGAAACCTCAAGGGAACCGACTCCGACATCGAGTACGGCAACCTGCTCACGGTGCCGCTCGAAGGGGGCTTCCTCTACATCGAGCCGGTGTACACGCGCGGTGGCACGCAGAACTACCCGCTTCTGCGCAAGGTCGCCGCCTCGTACGGGTCGAAGATCGTCTTCGAGAACAGTCTCGGGGAGGCGCTCAACGCGGTCTTCGGGGTGGACGGCTCCGACACGACCGAGCCACCTGCCGACACCACCGAGCCGCCGGGCGACACCACGGAGCCGCCGGCCACCGGTGACGCCGCGCTGAAGAAGGCGATCGCCGATGCGCAGAAGGCCTACACGGCCGGTGAGGCGGCGCTGAAGGAGCAGGACTGGGTCGCCTACGGCAAGGCCCAGGACGACCTTCAGGACGCGCTGGAGCGGGCTGCCGCAGCGCAGCCCAAGGCCGGCAGTCCGAGTACGACGGACGAGAAGAAGAAGCCGGCGGCGTCGGCGAGTGCCGACAGCGGCGGCTGA
- a CDS encoding zinc-dependent metalloprotease — protein sequence MSDTPFGFGLPPEEPDDGDKGKKNDPTGGGQGSGGPANPFGFGPGAGGDNPFAAMFGSMNPNDLGAAFQQLGQMLSYEGGPVNWDMAKQIARQTVSQGNQDGTKDASVGPSERAAVDEALRLADLWLDGATSLPSGSVSTVAWSRAEWVEASLPAWQKLVDPVAERVGLAMGDVLPEEMQAMAGPLIGMMRSMGGAMFGQQIGQAVGVLAGEVVGSTDIGLPLGPAGKAALLPLNVERFGKDLSVPQDEVRLYLALRETAHQRLFAHVPWLRSHLFGAVEGYARGIKVDTSKLEDVVGQFDPSQPEQLQDALQQGMFQPEDTPEQKAALARLETALALVEGWVDAVVHEAAKSRLTSADALRETMRRRRASGGPAEQTFATLIGLQLRPRRLRDASRLWASLTDARGLDGRDALWEHPDMLPTAHDLDDPDGFVHHEQLDFSELDKMLGEAANGPQKPAPGAGTDADTDTTDRPEDGPGDDDGKDDTEK from the coding sequence GTGAGTGACACCCCATTCGGATTCGGCCTTCCGCCGGAGGAGCCGGACGACGGCGACAAGGGCAAGAAGAACGACCCCACCGGAGGTGGGCAGGGTTCGGGCGGTCCGGCGAACCCGTTCGGCTTCGGCCCGGGCGCGGGCGGTGACAATCCCTTCGCCGCCATGTTCGGCTCCATGAACCCGAACGACCTGGGCGCGGCCTTCCAGCAGCTCGGCCAGATGCTGAGCTACGAGGGCGGTCCCGTGAACTGGGACATGGCCAAGCAGATCGCCCGCCAGACGGTCTCGCAGGGCAACCAGGACGGCACCAAGGACGCGAGCGTCGGCCCGTCCGAGCGGGCCGCGGTCGACGAGGCGCTGCGCCTCGCGGACCTCTGGCTGGACGGTGCCACGTCGCTGCCCTCCGGTTCGGTCTCCACCGTGGCGTGGAGCCGTGCGGAGTGGGTCGAGGCGTCCCTCCCCGCCTGGCAGAAGCTCGTCGACCCGGTGGCCGAGCGTGTCGGCCTCGCCATGGGTGATGTGCTGCCCGAGGAGATGCAGGCGATGGCGGGGCCGCTGATCGGCATGATGCGGTCGATGGGCGGCGCCATGTTCGGCCAGCAGATCGGGCAGGCCGTCGGCGTGCTCGCGGGCGAGGTGGTCGGCTCGACCGACATCGGGCTGCCGCTCGGTCCGGCCGGCAAGGCCGCGCTGCTTCCGCTGAACGTGGAGCGGTTCGGCAAGGACCTGAGCGTGCCGCAGGACGAGGTGCGGCTGTACCTGGCCCTGCGCGAGACCGCTCACCAGCGGCTCTTCGCCCATGTGCCGTGGCTGCGCTCGCACCTGTTCGGTGCGGTCGAGGGCTATGCGCGCGGGATCAAGGTCGACACCAGCAAGCTGGAGGACGTGGTCGGCCAGTTCGACCCGTCGCAGCCCGAGCAGTTGCAGGACGCCCTTCAGCAGGGCATGTTCCAGCCGGAGGACACCCCGGAGCAGAAGGCCGCCCTTGCCCGTCTGGAGACGGCCCTCGCGCTGGTCGAGGGCTGGGTGGACGCCGTGGTGCACGAGGCCGCGAAGTCCCGGCTGACCTCCGCCGACGCACTGCGCGAGACGATGCGCAGGCGGCGCGCCTCCGGTGGTCCCGCCGAGCAGACGTTCGCCACGCTGATCGGCCTCCAGCTGCGGCCGCGGCGGCTGCGTGACGCCTCGCGGCTGTGGGCCTCGCTCACGGACGCGCGGGGTCTGGACGGACGCGACGCGCTGTGGGAGCACCCCGACATGCTGCCCACCGCCCACGACCTGGACGATCCGGACGGATTCGTCCACCACGAGCAGCTGGACTTCTCCGAGCTCGACAAGATGCTCGGCGAGGCGGCGAACGGGCCGCAGAAGCCCGCTCCCGGTGCCGGCACGGACGCGGACACCGACACCACGGACAGGCCCGAGGACGGCCCCGGGGACGACGACGGCAAGGACGACACCGAGAAGTGA
- a CDS encoding molybdenum cofactor biosynthesis protein MoaE: MAPTHDHPGEQAAQDPIRLLEIRDTPLSVDEVFRAVGDDAAGGTALFVGTVRNHDSGQDVGALGYSCHPSAQDEMRRVAEKVVAGFPVRALAAVHRVGELEVGDLAVVVAVSCPHRGEAFEACRKLIDDLKHEVPIWKHQRFSDGTEEWVGAC; encoded by the coding sequence ATGGCACCCACGCATGACCACCCCGGCGAGCAGGCGGCACAGGACCCCATCCGGCTGCTGGAGATCCGCGACACACCGCTGTCGGTGGACGAGGTCTTCCGCGCCGTCGGCGACGACGCGGCGGGCGGCACCGCGCTCTTCGTGGGCACCGTGCGCAATCATGACAGCGGACAGGACGTCGGCGCACTGGGCTACTCGTGCCACCCCTCCGCGCAGGACGAGATGCGCCGGGTGGCGGAGAAGGTCGTCGCCGGATTCCCGGTCCGCGCGCTGGCCGCCGTCCACCGGGTGGGTGAACTGGAGGTCGGCGATCTCGCGGTCGTCGTCGCCGTCTCCTGCCCGCACCGCGGCGAGGCCTTCGAGGCCTGCCGCAAGCTCATCGACGACCTCAAGCACGAGGTTCCGATCTGGAAGCACCAGCGATTCTCCGACGGTACGGAGGAGTGGGTCGGCGCCTGCTGA
- a CDS encoding NUDIX hydrolase, which translates to MSLHDDAVLVLKDYRHGADTPDEAQEELRRSYLDHLALHPDGMWKACGAGHLTASALVIDPERGKVLLTLHRKLRMWLQMGGHCEPGDATLAAAALREATEESGIADLTLLAGGPVVLDRHPIPAPCHWHLDVQYAALAPSGSTEEISDESLDLRWFAYDEVAGVADSSVVRLMERTREALDGGRR; encoded by the coding sequence GTGAGCCTGCACGACGACGCCGTCCTCGTACTGAAGGACTACCGGCACGGGGCGGACACGCCCGACGAAGCCCAGGAGGAGCTGCGGCGCTCCTATCTGGACCATCTGGCGCTGCATCCCGACGGCATGTGGAAGGCCTGCGGGGCCGGGCACCTGACGGCGAGCGCCCTGGTCATCGACCCGGAGCGCGGCAAGGTGCTGCTCACCCTGCACCGCAAGCTGCGGATGTGGCTGCAGATGGGCGGCCACTGCGAGCCGGGGGACGCCACCCTGGCCGCCGCGGCGCTGCGGGAGGCGACGGAGGAGTCCGGCATCGCGGATCTGACCCTGCTTGCGGGCGGCCCGGTGGTCCTGGACCGCCATCCGATCCCCGCACCGTGCCACTGGCACCTGGACGTGCAGTACGCGGCACTGGCGCCCTCGGGCTCCACGGAGGAGATCAGCGACGAGTCGCTCGATCTGCGCTGGTTCGCGTACGACGAGGTCGCCGGGGTCGCCGACTCCTCGGTGGTCCGTCTGATGGAACGTACGCGTGAGGCACTGGACGGCGGCCGGCGGTAG
- a CDS encoding SDR family oxidoreductase: MSSPDPQVRAARNLTGPLPEETTANTTEHTPENKPVRSRSRSRGPVVAVTGAATGVGELLTARLAASEEIKQVIAIDERRGEVSEATWHILDVRDPAIAEKLRGADVVVHLALDLDLETDPAARTAYNVRGTQTVLTAAAAAGVHRVVLCTSAMVYGALPDNDVPLAEDAELRATAEATGVGDLLEIERLGRRAPRAHPGLHVTVVRPTVLVGGTDTALTRYFESPRLLVVAGSRPTWQFCHVDDLVTALEYAALEKIDGEFAVGCDGWLEQEEVEELSGVRRMELPSAVALGAAARLHRIGLTPSPAGDLAYTMHPWVVSVSRLHDVGWRPTWTNEEVLGALLEEVEGRHTVAGRRLGRKDATAAGAAGATVALLGTAALVRRARKARRRF, from the coding sequence GTGAGTTCCCCAGATCCTCAGGTTCGCGCAGCGCGAAACCTGACCGGCCCACTGCCCGAAGAGACGACCGCGAACACGACCGAGCACACGCCCGAGAACAAGCCCGTCCGCAGCCGCTCCAGAAGCCGCGGCCCCGTCGTGGCCGTCACCGGAGCCGCGACGGGCGTCGGTGAGCTGCTCACCGCACGCCTGGCGGCCTCCGAGGAGATCAAGCAGGTCATCGCCATCGACGAGCGCCGCGGAGAGGTCTCCGAGGCGACCTGGCACATCCTCGACGTGCGCGACCCCGCCATCGCGGAGAAGCTGCGCGGCGCCGATGTCGTGGTCCACCTGGCGCTCGATCTCGACCTGGAGACCGATCCCGCCGCCCGCACCGCCTACAACGTGCGCGGCACCCAGACCGTGCTGACCGCCGCCGCGGCCGCCGGTGTCCACCGTGTCGTGCTGTGCACCTCGGCCATGGTCTACGGCGCCCTGCCCGACAACGACGTCCCGCTCGCCGAGGACGCCGAGCTGCGCGCCACGGCCGAGGCGACCGGCGTCGGCGACCTGCTGGAGATCGAGCGGCTCGGCCGCCGCGCACCCCGCGCGCACCCCGGACTCCACGTCACCGTGGTCCGCCCCACCGTGCTCGTCGGCGGTACGGACACGGCGCTGACCCGCTACTTCGAGTCACCGCGCCTCCTGGTCGTCGCCGGATCGCGTCCCACCTGGCAGTTCTGCCACGTCGACGACCTGGTCACGGCGCTGGAGTACGCCGCGCTGGAGAAGATCGACGGGGAGTTCGCGGTCGGCTGCGACGGCTGGCTCGAACAGGAGGAGGTGGAGGAGCTCAGCGGTGTCCGCCGGATGGAGCTGCCCTCGGCCGTCGCGCTCGGCGCCGCCGCCCGGCTGCACCGGATCGGTCTGACCCCCTCCCCGGCGGGTGACCTGGCGTACACGATGCATCCGTGGGTGGTCAGCGTGAGCCGGCTGCACGATGTGGGCTGGCGGCCCACCTGGACCAACGAGGAGGTGCTCGGCGCGCTCCTGGAGGAGGTCGAGGGACGCCACACCGTGGCCGGCCGCCGACTCGGCCGCAAGGACGCCACCGCTGCCGGAGCCGCCGGCGCGACCGTGGCCCTGCTCGGCACCGCGGCCCTGGTGCGACGGGCCCGCAAGGCCCGCCGCCGCTTCTAG
- a CDS encoding PPA1309 family protein, producing the protein MLSMPNVSPSGPPMAASPLTVAVLEIDEYISGLGWDQPARLFALVDTARLRVQEPGLAAQLGLDDDGSKTAALTPIEQEELPAGTALDEFLATIAWPDAVVGCAMTVERLMLPPSAEASVPEGLDDAQLTKWVAKHPDRQEVRMTVAVLRDGARESAVRLREKDSPNDVLTGAGLVPGLAEALAATFES; encoded by the coding sequence ATGTTGTCCATGCCCAACGTTTCCCCCTCAGGCCCCCCGATGGCCGCGAGTCCGCTCACCGTCGCGGTGCTCGAAATCGACGAGTACATCTCCGGCCTCGGCTGGGACCAGCCCGCCCGGCTCTTCGCCCTGGTCGACACCGCACGGCTGCGGGTCCAGGAGCCCGGCCTGGCCGCTCAGCTCGGCCTCGACGACGACGGTTCGAAGACCGCCGCACTCACCCCTATCGAGCAGGAGGAGCTTCCCGCAGGTACCGCGCTGGACGAGTTCCTCGCCACGATCGCCTGGCCCGACGCCGTCGTCGGGTGCGCGATGACGGTGGAGCGGCTGATGCTGCCGCCGTCCGCCGAGGCCTCCGTACCGGAAGGTCTCGACGACGCCCAGCTGACCAAGTGGGTCGCCAAGCACCCCGACCGTCAGGAGGTGCGGATGACCGTGGCGGTGCTGCGCGACGGTGCCCGCGAGTCCGCCGTGCGGCTGCGGGAGAAGGACTCGCCGAACGACGTGCTGACCGGCGCCGGTCTGGTGCCGGGGCTGGCCGAGGCGCTGGCCGCGACCTTCGAGTCCTGA
- a CDS encoding AIM24 family protein: MNQQLAGYAPTPVTARMENHGHSMLKVAMATGQDLFARTGSMVAYEGFIQYEPNPPAVRQIASQWITGEGAPLMKCAGDGLLYLADYGADVVVVNLNNDSLSVNGTNVLAFDGHLTWGVERVKGLAKFAGQGLWNVCISGTGWVAITSRGTPIVVDCGRGEDETYVDPDALVAWSPNLKVKGKRSFKASSLIGRGSGEAFQMAFSGQGIVVVQPSEDSTDRLRVRA, from the coding sequence ATGAATCAGCAACTCGCGGGCTACGCCCCGACCCCCGTCACGGCCCGGATGGAGAACCACGGCCATTCGATGCTGAAGGTCGCCATGGCGACCGGCCAGGACCTGTTCGCGCGCACCGGCTCGATGGTCGCGTACGAGGGCTTCATCCAGTACGAGCCCAACCCGCCGGCCGTCCGCCAGATCGCCTCCCAGTGGATCACCGGCGAGGGCGCGCCCCTGATGAAGTGCGCCGGTGACGGCCTGCTCTACCTCGCCGACTACGGCGCCGACGTGGTCGTCGTCAATCTCAACAACGACTCCCTCTCGGTCAACGGCACCAATGTCCTCGCCTTCGACGGCCACCTCACGTGGGGCGTCGAAAGGGTCAAGGGGCTGGCCAAGTTCGCCGGCCAGGGCCTGTGGAACGTGTGCATCTCCGGCACCGGCTGGGTCGCGATCACCTCGCGCGGCACGCCGATCGTCGTCGACTGCGGACGCGGCGAGGACGAGACGTACGTCGACCCGGACGCCCTCGTGGCCTGGTCCCCGAACCTGAAGGTGAAGGGCAAGCGCAGCTTTAAGGCCTCCTCGCTCATCGGGCGGGGCAGCGGCGAGGCGTTCCAGATGGCCTTCTCTGGCCAGGGGATCGTCGTCGTCCAGCCGAGCGAGGACAGCACCGACCGCCTGCGCGTCCGGGCCTGA
- a CDS encoding PDZ domain-containing protein, whose amino-acid sequence MPRRTATMLASTLILIALLCAGVLIKVPYSEMSPGPTVNTLGKVGGEPVLQITGHKTYKTSGNLNMTTVRVTGADYNMNLVEAVYGWLGHDSVVVPHDTLYPDGKTEEQSTQENAEEFSQSQESAKVAALTELGIPVSSRVVVSTVLKDSPSQGKLHAGDVIKAVDATAVKQPEDVAKLVTKHKPGQDVTFTVIPAKTAAAAEKAGKEPEGTEKVTITTEKAPKENRAIVGIQAGTDHTFPFEIDIKLADVGGPSAGLMFSLGIVDKLTPGQLTGGKFIAGTGTIDDKGKVGPIGGINMKLVGARNAGARYFLTPDENCKAAADDTPDGLTLVRVKNIADAKKSLEKVRAGDTAGLPSCSAG is encoded by the coding sequence ATGCCACGCCGCACCGCGACGATGCTCGCCTCCACCCTGATCCTGATCGCGCTGCTCTGCGCAGGCGTGCTGATCAAAGTGCCGTACTCGGAGATGTCCCCCGGGCCGACCGTGAACACGCTCGGCAAGGTCGGCGGCGAGCCCGTCCTGCAGATCACCGGACACAAGACGTACAAGACCTCCGGCAATCTCAACATGACGACGGTCAGGGTCACCGGCGCCGACTACAACATGAACCTCGTCGAGGCCGTCTACGGATGGCTGGGCCACGACAGCGTCGTCGTACCGCACGACACGCTCTACCCGGACGGCAAGACCGAGGAACAGTCGACGCAGGAGAACGCCGAGGAGTTCAGCCAGTCCCAGGAGAGCGCCAAGGTCGCCGCGCTCACCGAGCTGGGCATCCCGGTCTCGTCCCGGGTCGTGGTCTCCACGGTCCTCAAGGACAGTCCCTCCCAGGGCAAGCTGCACGCGGGCGACGTGATCAAGGCCGTCGACGCCACAGCCGTCAAGCAGCCCGAGGACGTGGCGAAGCTCGTCACCAAGCACAAGCCCGGCCAGGACGTCACCTTCACGGTCATCCCGGCCAAGACCGCGGCGGCGGCCGAGAAGGCCGGCAAGGAGCCCGAGGGCACCGAGAAGGTCACCATCACCACGGAGAAGGCGCCCAAGGAGAACCGGGCGATCGTCGGCATCCAGGCGGGGACGGACCACACCTTCCCGTTCGAGATCGACATCAAGCTCGCCGACGTGGGCGGCCCGAGCGCCGGTCTGATGTTCTCCCTCGGCATCGTCGACAAGCTGACCCCGGGGCAGCTGACGGGCGGCAAGTTCATCGCCGGCACCGGGACGATCGACGACAAGGGCAAGGTCGGCCCGATCGGCGGGATCAACATGAAGCTGGTCGGCGCGCGCAACGCCGGCGCACGCTACTTCCTGACCCCCGACGAGAACTGCAAGGCCGCCGCCGACGACACTCCGGACGGCCTCACCCTGGTACGGGTCAAGAACATCGCCGACGCCAAGAAGTCGCTGGAGAAGGTCCGCGCGGGGGACACGGCCGGACTGCCGAGCTGCTCGGCAGGCTGA
- a CDS encoding AIM24 family protein — protein MQSPLFSYTEQQSQERYTVQNPQLLRVSLTGHDDVLARKGAMVAYQGLMEFDGEYQSHGQRRARAATGEGLDLMRCSGQGTVYLANLAQYVHVVDVDRDGLTVDSAYVLALDSSLHTEVIAVDSQYGISGTGKYQLNISGTGKVALMTSGQPLMMQVTPDKYVNADADAIVAWSSSLRVQMQAQTHSSGVFRRRGNTGEGWELSFLGQGFALVQPSEVLPPQSAQIGQGLRAQYGMGQQGSHAQNQNNAWN, from the coding sequence ATGCAGAGTCCGCTTTTCAGCTACACGGAACAGCAGTCCCAGGAGCGGTACACGGTCCAGAACCCGCAGCTCCTGCGGGTCTCGCTGACCGGCCACGACGACGTCCTCGCCCGCAAGGGGGCCATGGTCGCGTACCAGGGGCTGATGGAGTTCGACGGCGAGTACCAGTCGCACGGACAGCGCCGCGCCCGCGCGGCCACCGGTGAGGGCCTGGACCTGATGCGCTGCTCCGGGCAGGGCACCGTCTACCTCGCCAACCTCGCGCAGTACGTCCACGTGGTGGATGTCGACCGGGACGGTCTGACGGTGGACAGCGCCTACGTCCTGGCGCTCGACTCCTCGCTCCACACCGAGGTCATCGCGGTGGACAGCCAGTACGGCATCTCGGGCACCGGGAAGTACCAGCTCAACATCTCCGGGACCGGGAAGGTCGCGCTGATGACCTCCGGCCAGCCGCTGATGATGCAGGTCACGCCGGACAAGTACGTCAACGCCGACGCCGACGCGATCGTCGCCTGGTCCAGCTCCCTGCGCGTGCAGATGCAGGCCCAGACGCACTCCTCCGGGGTCTTCCGCCGACGTGGCAACACGGGCGAGGGCTGGGAGCTCAGCTTCCTCGGGCAGGGCTTCGCCCTGGTCCAGCCGAGCGAGGTACTGCCGCCGCAGAGCGCCCAGATCGGCCAGGGCCTGCGGGCCCAGTACGGCATGGGCCAGCAGGGATCCCACGCCCAGAACCAGAACAACGCCTGGAACTGA